The following are encoded together in the Salmonella enterica subsp. enterica serovar Choleraesuis genome:
- the ydcT gene encoding putative ABC transporter ATP-binding protein YdcT: MTYAVEFHDVSRRYGDVRAVDGVSLAIRDGEFFSMLGPSGSGKTTCLRLIAGFEQLSAGSIQLFGREASSLPPWQRDVNTVFQDYALFPHMSVLDNVAYGLMVKGQDKKTRRMRAAEALEKVALGFAATRRPSQLSGGQRQRVAIARALVNQPRVLLLDEPLGALDLKLREQMQLELKKLQQQLGITFIFVTHDQGEALSMSDRIAVFNNGKIEQIDAPRDLYLRPRTPFVASFVGTANVFDSSASAALCGMSGAWSLRPEHIRINAPGEIAVNGVVQAVQYQGAATRYEIALNDGQRLLVSQPNQDGEAFPAGPQPGQAIQASWARAAMVPLEGAG; encoded by the coding sequence ATGACTTATGCCGTAGAGTTTCACGATGTCTCCCGTCGGTATGGCGACGTTCGCGCGGTGGATGGCGTCAGCCTTGCCATCCGCGACGGAGAGTTTTTCTCTATGCTGGGGCCATCAGGCTCCGGCAAAACCACTTGCCTGCGTCTGATAGCCGGATTTGAGCAGCTATCGGCCGGGAGCATTCAGCTTTTTGGCCGCGAGGCCAGCTCTCTTCCACCCTGGCAACGTGACGTTAATACCGTCTTTCAGGACTATGCGCTATTCCCTCATATGTCGGTACTCGACAATGTCGCTTATGGGCTGATGGTGAAAGGCCAGGATAAAAAAACGCGCCGGATGCGCGCCGCCGAAGCGCTGGAAAAAGTGGCGCTGGGATTTGCCGCCACCCGCCGCCCTTCCCAGCTCTCAGGGGGTCAGCGTCAACGGGTAGCTATCGCTCGTGCGCTGGTCAATCAGCCGAGGGTTCTACTGCTGGATGAGCCGCTTGGCGCGCTCGATCTTAAACTACGTGAACAGATGCAGCTGGAGCTTAAGAAACTGCAACAACAGCTCGGCATCACCTTTATCTTCGTTACTCACGACCAGGGTGAGGCGCTATCCATGTCCGACCGGATAGCGGTATTTAACAACGGCAAAATTGAACAGATAGACGCGCCGCGCGATCTTTATCTGCGCCCCCGTACTCCCTTTGTGGCCAGTTTTGTCGGTACCGCCAACGTGTTTGATTCCTCTGCGAGTGCAGCGCTCTGCGGTATGTCTGGTGCCTGGTCGCTGCGTCCGGAACATATACGGATTAATGCTCCGGGTGAGATTGCCGTCAATGGCGTGGTACAGGCGGTTCAGTATCAGGGGGCCGCAACCCGTTACGAAATCGCGCTTAACGATGGGCAGCGGTTGCTGGTTAGCCAGCCTAATCAGGACGGGGAGGCCTTTCCCGCCGGGCCGCAGCCGGGCCAGGCGATTCAGGCTTCGTGGGCGCGGGCGGCAATGGTTCCACTAGAAGGAGCGGGGTGA
- a CDS encoding MFS transporter, with protein sequence MFRPWMTLLIIVMVYIPVAIDATVLHVAAPTLSMALGVTGQQLLWIIDIYPLMMAGLVLPMGALGDRIGFKRLLILGGALFGLASLAAGLANSAITLIGARALLAFGAAMIVPATLAGIRHSFSRQQDRNLALGIWAAVGSGGAACGPLIGGWLLEHFYWGSVFLVNVPIVITVLCLTAYWVPSAPQNRQRQLNLSHALMLTTAILLLISGIKGGLKEGAGWLTLATASGGALLLYGFIRLQRRSRSPLLDLSLFGHRVILSGVIMATTAMIALVGFELLMAQELQFVHGLTPLAAGMFMLPVMLASGFSGPIAGLLVSRLGLRRVATGGMALSALSFAGLAMTDFASQHWLAWGWMALLGFSAASALLAGTSAIMAAAPKEKAASAGAIETMAYELGAGMGIALFGLLLGRSYGASIELPPGLSGEQAHMAASSIGEAAQVAHQADPAFGEAVMAAAQQAFISAHGLVLASAAAMLLILAITIGFSLKGAEPAAD encoded by the coding sequence ATGTTTCGCCCCTGGATGACACTGCTCATTATTGTGATGGTCTATATTCCCGTTGCCATTGATGCGACGGTGCTGCATGTTGCGGCCCCAACCCTAAGCATGGCGCTGGGAGTCACAGGCCAGCAATTGCTGTGGATTATAGATATTTATCCTTTAATGATGGCAGGCCTGGTGCTGCCAATGGGCGCATTGGGCGATCGGATTGGTTTTAAACGCCTGCTGATACTAGGCGGCGCTTTATTTGGCCTTGCCTCACTGGCGGCAGGATTGGCAAACAGCGCTATTACGCTCATCGGCGCGCGTGCACTACTGGCATTTGGTGCCGCCATGATAGTTCCGGCAACCCTTGCCGGGATCCGCCATAGTTTCTCTCGCCAGCAGGATCGTAATCTCGCCCTGGGGATCTGGGCTGCGGTGGGTTCAGGCGGTGCCGCCTGTGGCCCGCTCATTGGCGGCTGGTTGCTGGAACATTTTTATTGGGGATCGGTATTTTTGGTTAACGTCCCTATCGTTATTACGGTGCTATGCCTGACCGCATATTGGGTACCATCGGCACCGCAAAATCGTCAGCGTCAGCTCAACCTCTCCCATGCTCTGATGCTTACCACGGCTATCCTGTTGCTGATCTCTGGCATTAAAGGCGGGTTGAAAGAGGGAGCCGGATGGCTGACCCTGGCTACGGCTTCAGGCGGTGCGCTTCTGCTTTATGGTTTTATCCGTTTACAACGCCGCAGCCGTTCTCCACTGCTTGACCTGTCACTGTTCGGCCACAGAGTGATTTTAAGCGGCGTAATTATGGCGACCACGGCGATGATAGCCCTGGTCGGCTTCGAGCTGCTAATGGCTCAGGAACTACAGTTTGTACATGGTTTGACGCCCCTGGCGGCCGGGATGTTTATGCTGCCAGTGATGCTGGCAAGTGGTTTTAGCGGCCCGATTGCCGGGCTTTTAGTTTCGCGTCTCGGCCTGCGTCGGGTCGCCACCGGAGGGATGGCGCTCAGTGCATTAAGTTTTGCCGGTCTGGCAATGACTGATTTTGCCAGCCAGCACTGGCTGGCGTGGGGCTGGATGGCTCTGCTCGGCTTCAGCGCGGCCAGTGCGCTGCTGGCAGGAACGTCGGCGATTATGGCCGCGGCACCAAAAGAAAAGGCAGCCTCGGCCGGCGCTATCGAAACCATGGCTTATGAATTAGGGGCCGGAATGGGCATTGCGCTGTTCGGTCTGTTGCTGGGCCGCAGTTATGGGGCATCAATTGAATTGCCCCCAGGATTAAGCGGCGAGCAGGCCCATATGGCAGCGTCATCTATTGGTGAAGCCGCACAGGTGGCCCACCAGGCCGACCCCGCCTTTGGGGAAGCGGTAATGGCCGCGGCGCAGCAGGCGTTTATTTCCGCTCACGGTCTGGTGCTGGCAAGCGCAGCCGCTATGCTGCTGATACTGGCAATCACCATAGGTTTCAGTCTCAAAGGGGCAGAACCCGCAGCTGATTAA
- a CDS encoding alpha/beta hydrolase: MEINNYKLPEGISLTLHKPDGGDNLPAVILCHGFCGIKEILLPAFAQAFAKAGFAAITFDYRGFGDSEGERGRLVPAMQIEDILTVVEWAKSQAEIDSSRIALWGTSFGGCHVFEAAAICSDIKGVISQLAFADGEELVTGNMTAEEKTGFISTLNKMADKKQATGKEMMVAITKVLSDEESKTFFEMNKVRYPQMDIKIPFLTVRETLLYKPAASARQVTCPVLVVIAGSDSVNPPEQGRALFDAVAAENKQLYVEEQARHYDMYSGQHFDNVIRVQIDWLHTWL, from the coding sequence ATGGAAATAAATAATTATAAACTCCCGGAAGGTATATCTTTAACGCTGCATAAACCTGACGGCGGCGATAATTTACCGGCAGTTATTCTGTGCCATGGTTTTTGCGGTATTAAAGAGATTCTGTTACCCGCTTTTGCGCAGGCCTTTGCCAAAGCAGGCTTCGCAGCTATTACCTTTGATTACCGTGGATTTGGCGATAGCGAAGGTGAACGCGGGCGTCTGGTTCCGGCCATGCAAATAGAAGATATTCTTACCGTGGTGGAGTGGGCTAAATCCCAGGCTGAAATCGATAGTAGTCGCATAGCACTTTGGGGAACGTCGTTTGGCGGGTGTCATGTATTTGAGGCCGCGGCCATATGTTCTGACATTAAAGGTGTTATTAGCCAGTTGGCATTTGCCGATGGTGAGGAGCTGGTGACCGGAAATATGACTGCTGAGGAAAAGACAGGATTTATTAGCACGCTTAATAAAATGGCCGATAAAAAACAGGCGACCGGTAAAGAGATGATGGTGGCAATCACTAAAGTGCTCAGTGATGAAGAGTCGAAAACCTTCTTCGAAATGAATAAGGTTCGCTATCCGCAAATGGATATCAAAATTCCCTTTTTAACCGTTCGTGAAACATTGCTCTATAAACCTGCCGCCAGCGCACGGCAAGTGACCTGCCCGGTGCTGGTAGTGATTGCCGGGAGCGATAGCGTAAATCCGCCAGAGCAGGGGCGGGCGCTGTTTGATGCCGTAGCCGCGGAAAATAAGCAATTGTATGTGGAAGAGCAGGCGCGCCATTACGATATGTATAGCGGGCAGCATTTCGATAATGTTATCCGGGTACAAATTGACTGGCTGCATACCTGGCTTTAG
- a CDS encoding spermidine/putrescine ABC transporter permease, whose product MDMSISSSSELKPSGRWSALFWHKPALGLFLLLLPPLMWFGVIYLGSLFTLLWQAFYTFDDFTMSVTSDLTLTNLKALFNPANYDIIIRTVTMAIAVTIACALLAFPMAWYMARYATGKWKAFFYIAVMLPMWASYIVKAYAWTLLLAKDGVAQWFLGHMGLEGLLNQILTLPGIGGNTLSTSGLGRFLVFVYIWLPFMILPVQAALERLPSSLLQASADLGARPGQTLRHVVLPLAIPGIAAGSIFTFSLTMGDFIVPQLVGPPGYFIGNMVYSQQGAIGNMPMAAAFTLVPIVLISLWLAFVKRLGAFDAL is encoded by the coding sequence ATGGATATGAGCATCTCGTCTTCGTCGGAGCTCAAACCCAGCGGGCGCTGGTCGGCGCTATTCTGGCATAAACCGGCGCTCGGGCTTTTTCTGCTGCTGCTTCCGCCGCTTATGTGGTTTGGCGTTATCTATTTGGGATCGCTATTTACACTTCTGTGGCAGGCGTTTTACACCTTCGACGATTTCACCATGTCGGTAACATCCGACCTAACGCTAACAAACCTGAAAGCACTCTTTAACCCTGCTAACTACGACATCATCATCCGTACGGTAACAATGGCCATTGCGGTTACCATCGCCTGTGCGCTACTGGCTTTTCCCATGGCCTGGTACATGGCGCGCTATGCCACCGGTAAATGGAAAGCCTTTTTCTATATTGCGGTGATGCTGCCAATGTGGGCCAGCTACATCGTAAAGGCTTATGCCTGGACGCTATTACTGGCTAAAGATGGGGTGGCCCAATGGTTTTTAGGGCATATGGGGCTTGAGGGGCTGTTAAATCAGATATTAACCCTGCCGGGTATTGGCGGTAATACGCTGTCGACTTCAGGGCTTGGGCGCTTTTTGGTGTTCGTCTATATCTGGCTGCCGTTTATGATCCTGCCGGTACAGGCGGCGCTTGAACGGCTGCCATCATCACTGCTTCAGGCTTCCGCCGATCTCGGTGCCCGTCCGGGTCAAACCCTGCGTCACGTGGTACTCCCGCTGGCGATACCCGGAATTGCCGCAGGCTCTATCTTCACATTCTCTCTGACCATGGGTGATTTTATCGTACCGCAGCTGGTAGGGCCGCCGGGCTACTTTATCGGCAACATGGTTTATTCACAGCAGGGAGCGATTGGCAATATGCCGATGGCAGCCGCATTTACGCTGGTGCCCATCGTGCTTATCTCTTTATGGCTGGCGTTTGTCAAACGCCTGGGAGCATTCGATGCACTCTGA
- a CDS encoding spermidine/putrescine ABC transporter permease yields the protein MHSDSAPWLLKIATWGGVIFLHFPLLIIALYAFNTEDAAFSFPPQGLTLRWFSVMMARDDILDALILSLKIAALATGIALVLGTMAAAALWRSEFFGKNAVSLLLLLPIALPGIITGLALLTAFKSLELEPGFLTIVIGHATFCVVVVFNNVVARFRRTSWSLVEASMDLGASGWQTFRYVVLPNLGSALLAGGMLAFALSFDEIIVTTFTAGHERTLPLWLLNQLGRPRDVPVTNVVALLVMLATALPILAAWWLTRENEQEPGRTR from the coding sequence ATGCACTCTGATAGCGCACCGTGGTTACTTAAAATTGCCACCTGGGGCGGAGTTATCTTTCTGCACTTCCCGCTGCTAATTATCGCCCTTTACGCCTTTAATACCGAAGATGCGGCATTCAGCTTTCCGCCGCAGGGACTAACGCTGCGCTGGTTTAGCGTGATGATGGCGCGTGACGATATTCTGGACGCGTTAATTTTGTCACTTAAAATTGCCGCACTGGCAACCGGCATCGCGCTCGTGTTGGGCACCATGGCGGCCGCAGCGCTATGGCGCAGCGAGTTTTTCGGCAAAAATGCGGTTTCACTTCTGTTATTACTGCCGATCGCACTTCCGGGGATTATCACCGGCCTGGCGCTGTTAACGGCGTTTAAGTCACTCGAACTGGAACCCGGTTTTTTGACCATTGTTATCGGCCATGCGACGTTTTGCGTAGTGGTGGTGTTCAATAACGTGGTTGCCCGTTTTCGGCGTACTTCATGGAGTCTGGTGGAGGCATCGATGGATTTAGGGGCCAGCGGCTGGCAAACCTTTCGTTATGTCGTGCTGCCGAATCTCGGGTCAGCACTGCTGGCGGGAGGCATGCTCGCTTTTGCCCTGTCATTTGATGAAATCATTGTCACTACCTTCACCGCCGGGCATGAGCGCACCCTGCCGCTGTGGTTGCTTAATCAGCTGGGCCGGCCGCGAGATGTCCCGGTCACCAACGTTGTAGCTCTGCTGGTCATGCTGGCCACCGCCCTTCCTATTCTGGCGGCATGGTGGCTGACCCGAGAAAATGAGCAGGAACCCGGGCGCACGCGATAA
- a CDS encoding LacI family transcriptional regulator — protein MKKVSIIDVAREAGVSVSTVSLVLRQKGKISAPTIARVQEVIARLGYVHNVTAANLRASTSNLIGLIVEDFSDSFTVKVAASVVDALELQGMMVFVTRITDTSAQLASRLLALQRQGVAGVLYLSASSRQEALPAELYQLTLPLVVISQSPKEGRVNRVERDNYQAAVTATRYLIDRGHRQIAYIGGEEDCLMRRQRLAGVRWALNQAGLTAQTRLMPACSADTAAAASAVRHLLAHQAGVSALLCHSAHVVIGAYSALRTMGRTVGKDIFLTSQTSVLGFEEMLQVNLTSPSLTWVSPDSEEIGRQAASLLLRLTEESGPVQQITLTGYLMAGESA, from the coding sequence ATGAAAAAAGTCAGCATTATTGACGTTGCGCGCGAGGCCGGAGTGTCGGTTTCAACCGTTTCGCTGGTTTTGCGTCAGAAGGGAAAAATCTCCGCTCCCACCATCGCGCGGGTGCAGGAGGTTATTGCACGTCTGGGCTACGTTCATAATGTGACCGCCGCTAACCTGAGGGCCAGCACCTCCAATCTTATTGGGCTGATTGTCGAAGATTTCAGCGACAGTTTCACCGTAAAAGTGGCTGCCAGCGTAGTGGATGCTCTGGAGTTGCAGGGGATGATGGTGTTTGTCACCCGCATTACCGACACCAGCGCCCAGCTTGCCTCACGTCTGTTGGCGTTACAGCGTCAGGGGGTCGCTGGCGTGCTTTATCTGTCAGCCAGCAGCAGGCAGGAGGCTTTACCCGCAGAGCTTTATCAACTGACGTTGCCGCTGGTGGTTATCAGTCAGTCACCCAAAGAAGGGCGGGTAAACCGGGTGGAGCGCGATAACTATCAGGCGGCGGTGACGGCGACACGTTATCTTATCGACCGCGGCCACCGCCAGATAGCTTATATCGGTGGCGAAGAGGATTGCCTGATGCGCCGCCAGCGGCTGGCCGGGGTACGCTGGGCATTAAACCAGGCGGGGCTTACTGCTCAAACGCGATTAATGCCTGCCTGTAGCGCCGATACTGCGGCGGCGGCCTCGGCGGTGCGCCATCTTCTGGCTCATCAGGCCGGGGTTAGCGCGCTGCTATGCCATTCGGCTCACGTAGTTATTGGTGCTTATAGCGCACTGCGAACGATGGGACGGACGGTGGGGAAGGATATCTTTCTGACTTCGCAAACGTCAGTTCTGGGGTTCGAAGAGATGCTCCAGGTGAATCTGACTTCACCATCACTTACCTGGGTTTCACCCGATAGCGAAGAAATTGGCCGTCAGGCGGCAAGCTTATTACTGCGTCTGACTGAGGAATCAGGGCCGGTGCAGCAAATTACGCTGACCGGCTACCTGATGGCGGGTGAGTCGGCCTGA
- a CDS encoding PTS sugar transporter has product MKLVTGWVKSLAKLSMIGRALMLPISLLPAAGLLLAFGDKFHLPLMMNAGGVIFDNLPLLFAIGSAVGLTSESGIAALSAAVSVFVTNITISTVLHITPEMATAGGKYAMIVGIPSLQMGVFGGLICGILAAWCYNRFHTLQLPEWLGFFSGKRFVAIATALLSFVLGLVLPYIWQHVQNGIDALSVVINGDNQAASTFIFGLVERALIPLGLHHIWYPSFWYSFGDYTTQGGQMIHGDQTIWFKMLEEGVKSFSTDSYHNAGKFMQGEFPLMLFALPAACLAMYHEAPTRNKKIASGILFSAALTCFLTGITEPVEFTFIFVAPILYVFNALMAGLSYMCMYLLHAHIAKSFSAGLIDYISFGILPSMNGYQTNYLNAVIVGVPMAVIYYCVFRYVIRRFDVKTPGRTDSVSTVESKTDAELADDILVLVGGRENLSSTGACITRLRLEVKDSSLVDKEGLNALGARGVVFVGDRGIQVILGSRAQFIASEMGSGAPA; this is encoded by the coding sequence ATGAAACTGGTTACCGGGTGGGTGAAGTCACTTGCCAAGCTTTCTATGATAGGTCGGGCGCTGATGCTGCCCATTTCTTTACTACCGGCGGCAGGTTTGCTGCTGGCGTTTGGTGATAAATTCCATTTGCCGCTAATGATGAACGCCGGTGGGGTTATCTTTGATAACCTGCCGCTACTGTTTGCCATCGGTTCGGCGGTGGGGCTGACTTCAGAGTCCGGTATTGCGGCACTTTCTGCTGCGGTATCGGTATTTGTTACTAACATCACCATCAGTACGGTGCTTCATATCACCCCGGAAATGGCCACGGCTGGCGGTAAATACGCTATGATAGTGGGCATACCCTCTCTGCAAATGGGCGTCTTCGGCGGGCTTATTTGCGGTATTCTCGCGGCCTGGTGCTATAACCGCTTCCATACCCTACAGCTTCCAGAGTGGCTAGGCTTTTTCTCCGGTAAGCGCTTTGTCGCCATCGCTACCGCGCTGCTCTCATTTGTGCTCGGCCTGGTTCTGCCTTATATCTGGCAGCACGTCCAGAACGGTATTGATGCGCTGTCGGTTGTGATTAACGGCGATAATCAGGCCGCTTCAACCTTTATTTTTGGTCTGGTGGAGCGTGCGCTGATTCCGCTTGGCCTGCATCATATTTGGTATCCGTCTTTCTGGTATTCGTTTGGCGATTACACGACGCAGGGCGGCCAGATGATCCACGGCGACCAGACAATCTGGTTCAAAATGCTGGAAGAAGGGGTTAAATCCTTTAGCACCGACAGTTACCACAATGCCGGTAAATTTATGCAGGGTGAATTCCCATTGATGCTGTTTGCGCTGCCGGCAGCCTGCCTTGCTATGTATCACGAAGCGCCGACTCGCAATAAAAAAATTGCCTCCGGTATTCTGTTCTCGGCGGCACTGACCTGCTTCCTCACCGGCATAACCGAACCGGTTGAATTCACCTTTATCTTCGTTGCTCCGATACTGTATGTATTTAACGCGCTGATGGCCGGGCTTTCCTATATGTGTATGTATCTGCTGCATGCCCATATCGCCAAATCGTTCTCAGCCGGATTAATTGACTATATTTCCTTCGGGATTCTGCCTTCGATGAACGGCTATCAGACTAATTATCTCAATGCGGTAATTGTCGGAGTGCCGATGGCGGTTATCTACTATTGTGTATTCCGTTACGTTATTCGCCGTTTCGATGTGAAAACGCCGGGTCGGACTGATAGTGTGTCCACGGTGGAAAGTAAAACCGATGCTGAACTGGCTGACGATATTCTGGTGCTGGTTGGCGGGCGCGAGAATTTAAGCTCAACCGGGGCCTGTATCACTCGCTTACGTCTGGAAGTAAAAGACAGCAGTCTGGTGGATAAAGAAGGATTGAATGCGCTCGGCGCGCGCGGGGTAGTTTTTGTGGGCGACAGAGGTATTCAGGTGATCCTCGGCTCCAGGGCGCAGTTTATCGCCTCGGAAATGGGCTCGGGCGCACCGGCATAA
- a CDS encoding TetR family transcriptional regulator encodes MAYLQREQRRETILQAAMKVALDGGFSAMTVRRIAQEAGVATGQVHHHFASSAELKSQAFIALIGQMMEVALAGDIPDWHQRLQAILGSEEHSLEPYIRLWREAQLLVNQDEDIRRAYVLTMEMWHAETVKVLAQGKLAGIFRLRDDEARVAWRLIALVCGLDGLEVLGLSQMDSGNWEHHLRRAIESEVGGWR; translated from the coding sequence ATGGCCTATTTACAACGGGAGCAGCGCAGGGAAACCATCCTTCAGGCTGCAATGAAGGTTGCTCTGGATGGCGGCTTTTCAGCTATGACGGTTCGGCGCATCGCCCAGGAGGCGGGAGTTGCTACCGGCCAGGTGCATCATCATTTTGCTTCCTCCGCCGAATTAAAGTCCCAGGCATTCATCGCCCTAATCGGACAGATGATGGAAGTGGCACTGGCTGGTGATATCCCTGACTGGCATCAACGGCTTCAGGCCATTCTGGGCAGTGAGGAGCACAGCCTGGAACCTTATATCCGCCTGTGGCGCGAAGCGCAGCTGCTGGTTAATCAGGATGAGGATATTCGTCGCGCCTACGTTCTGACCATGGAGATGTGGCATGCCGAAACGGTCAAAGTGTTAGCGCAGGGGAAGCTGGCCGGCATTTTTCGGCTGCGAGATGATGAAGCCCGCGTTGCCTGGCGGTTGATCGCGCTGGTATGTGGCCTGGACGGGCTGGAAGTGCTGGGGCTATCTCAGATGGATAGCGGAAACTGGGAGCACCATTTACGTCGGGCAATCGAAAGTGAGGTCGGAGGATGGCGCTGA
- the glpT gene encoding MFS transporter has protein sequence MLSIFKPAAHQARLSEDKIDPTYRRLRWQIFMGIFFGYAAYYLVRKNFALAMPYLVEQGFSRGDLGFALSGISIAYGFSKFIMGSVSDRSNPRIFLPAGLILAALVMLFMGFVPWATSSIMVMFVLLFLCGWFQGMGWPPCGRTMVHWWSQKERGGIVSVWNCAHNVGGGIPPLLFLLGMAWFNDWHAALYMPAFAAIIVAIFAFALMRDTPQSCGLPPIEEYKNDYPDDYNEAHEEELTAKQIFMQYVLPNRLLWYIAIANVFVYLLRYGILDWSPTYLKEVKHFALDKSSWAYFFYEYAGIPGTLLCGWMSDKVFRGNRGATGVFFMTLVTIATIVYWLNPPGNPSVDMACMIVIGFLIYGPVMLIGLHALELAPKKAAGTAAGFTGLFGYLGGSVAASAIVGYTVDFFGWDGGFMVMIGGSIAAVILLLVVMVGEHRHHKANLARKS, from the coding sequence ATGTTAAGTATTTTTAAGCCCGCTGCGCATCAGGCGCGGTTATCGGAAGATAAAATCGATCCCACCTATCGCCGCCTGCGCTGGCAAATATTTATGGGGATCTTCTTTGGTTATGCCGCTTACTACCTGGTAAGGAAGAACTTTGCTCTGGCAATGCCTTATCTGGTGGAACAAGGATTCTCGCGCGGCGATCTCGGGTTTGCGCTTTCCGGCATCTCCATCGCCTATGGTTTTTCTAAATTCATTATGGGGTCGGTATCTGACCGCTCTAACCCTCGGATCTTTTTGCCCGCAGGTCTTATCCTTGCGGCATTAGTGATGCTGTTTATGGGATTTGTGCCGTGGGCGACATCGAGCATTATGGTGATGTTCGTGCTGCTGTTTCTGTGCGGCTGGTTCCAGGGAATGGGTTGGCCGCCGTGTGGCCGTACCATGGTTCACTGGTGGTCGCAGAAAGAGCGAGGCGGGATCGTCTCTGTCTGGAACTGTGCCCATAACGTTGGCGGCGGTATTCCTCCATTACTGTTCCTGCTGGGAATGGCCTGGTTTAATGACTGGCATGCGGCGCTGTATATGCCAGCCTTCGCGGCTATTATTGTGGCGATTTTTGCTTTCGCTCTCATGCGCGATACCCCTCAGTCATGCGGGCTGCCGCCGATTGAAGAATATAAAAATGATTATCCCGATGACTACAACGAAGCCCATGAAGAAGAGCTGACGGCGAAGCAAATCTTCATGCAGTATGTATTGCCAAACCGTCTGCTGTGGTACATCGCCATTGCCAACGTATTTGTTTATCTGCTGCGTTACGGCATTCTGGACTGGTCGCCAACCTATCTGAAAGAAGTGAAGCATTTCGCGCTGGATAAATCTTCCTGGGCCTATTTCTTTTACGAATACGCGGGAATTCCGGGCACACTGCTGTGCGGCTGGATGTCGGATAAAGTTTTCCGCGGCAATCGCGGCGCTACCGGCGTATTCTTCATGACCTTAGTGACAATCGCGACCATTGTTTACTGGCTAAACCCACCGGGAAATCCATCGGTAGACATGGCCTGTATGATAGTCATCGGTTTCCTGATTTACGGCCCGGTTATGCTCATTGGCCTCCATGCGCTGGAGCTGGCGCCTAAAAAGGCGGCGGGAACGGCGGCAGGCTTTACCGGTTTGTTTGGTTATCTTGGCGGTTCGGTCGCGGCCAGTGCCATTGTCGGTTATACGGTCGACTTCTTCGGCTGGGACGGCGGGTTTATGGTCATGATTGGCGGTAGTATCGCGGCGGTGATTTTACTGCTGGTGGTGATGGTTGGTGAACATCGTCATCACAAGGCTAATCTGGCACGTAAATCATAA
- the ydcS gene encoding spermidine/putrescine ABC transporter substrate-binding protein — protein MSKKFARSSLCALSMTLLTAQAAEPPSSLDKGEGRLDIISWPGYIERGQSDKKYDWVTPFEKETGCQINIKTAATSDEMVSLMAKGGYDLVTASGDASLRLIMGKRVQPINPALIANWKNLDPRIVKGDWFNVAGKVYGTPYQWGPNLLMYNTKTFPTPPDSWNVVFVKQNLPDGKTNQGRVQAYDGPIYIADAALFVKATQPQLNIQDPYQLTEEQYQAVLKVLRDQHALIHRYWHDATVQMSDFKNEGVVASSSWPYQANGLKGEDQPIATVIPKEGVTGWADTTMLHADAKHPVCAYKWMNWTLTPKVQGDIAAWFGSLPAVPEGCKASPLLGDKGCETNGYNFFDKIAFWKTPIAQGGKYVPYSRWTQDYIAIMGGR, from the coding sequence ATGAGCAAGAAATTTGCCCGCAGCAGCCTGTGCGCGCTGAGCATGACCCTATTAACCGCCCAGGCGGCCGAACCACCCTCGTCGCTAGATAAAGGTGAAGGCCGTTTGGATATTATTAGCTGGCCGGGTTATATCGAACGCGGTCAAAGCGATAAAAAATACGATTGGGTTACCCCATTTGAAAAAGAGACTGGCTGCCAGATAAATATAAAAACAGCGGCCACTTCTGACGAGATGGTTAGCCTGATGGCTAAAGGCGGATATGACCTGGTAACGGCCTCCGGCGACGCCTCACTGCGTCTGATTATGGGCAAACGGGTACAGCCCATTAACCCGGCTTTGATAGCCAACTGGAAGAATCTTGACCCGAGAATCGTCAAGGGTGACTGGTTTAACGTTGCGGGAAAAGTCTACGGCACACCTTATCAGTGGGGGCCAAACCTGCTGATGTATAACACAAAAACCTTCCCAACCCCACCTGACAGCTGGAATGTAGTATTTGTGAAACAAAACCTGCCGGATGGGAAAACTAATCAGGGGCGGGTACAGGCTTATGATGGCCCAATCTACATTGCCGATGCCGCGCTGTTTGTGAAGGCAACGCAGCCACAGCTGAATATCCAGGACCCGTATCAACTTACCGAAGAGCAGTATCAGGCCGTGCTTAAAGTCCTGCGCGACCAGCATGCCCTGATCCATCGCTACTGGCACGATGCCACGGTGCAGATGAGCGACTTTAAAAATGAAGGCGTAGTCGCCTCCAGCTCCTGGCCATATCAGGCCAACGGTCTGAAAGGTGAAGACCAGCCAATTGCCACCGTTATTCCGAAAGAAGGCGTCACTGGATGGGCCGATACCACCATGCTACACGCTGACGCTAAACACCCGGTCTGCGCCTACAAATGGATGAACTGGACGCTGACACCAAAAGTTCAGGGCGATATTGCCGCCTGGTTCGGCTCACTTCCCGCAGTGCCTGAAGGCTGTAAAGCCAGCCCACTGCTGGGTGATAAAGGGTGCGAAACCAATGGCTATAACTTCTTTGACAAAATCGCCTTCTGGAAAACACCAATCGCACAGGGCGGGAAATACGTGCCGTACAGCCGCTGGACTCAGGACTACATCGCGATTATGGGCGGGCGCTAA